CGTATGGCACAGAGCAAGAGACCCACTGGCAGAGGGTAAACACCTTACAAATAGGACCATGACCCATGGCTTAGTCTATCTGCCACCTGCAATGCTGGGCACCAGATACAGCTAAAGGTACATGCTCAGTAAAATTCTTGCTGAATGAAACAATCTAGCGGTGACCTAAAGTCAGCACACACAAGCCCTTTATTTGCCCAAGAGTGGGTCTAAATCTGATGAAATCTGACGCTAGAACATATATCAGTGATTTCCATTCTTGCTTCTAGAcactttttcagtttgttcaaaaATGAACTCACTCCCAAATCCAGTTTTGTGTAAACAGTTTAGAGGAATGGAGACAGGAAGGCTTTTCACACTTCCAAATTAGAAGCACTCTCCCCACCACAAAGGGCTTAGAAATCCTTGGTCACCAGACACCTGggttacatagcaatagaaagTTCAATGGAAACCTACCTCCAGTGAGACACAATCAGCCATGGACTCTGGGAAGCACACTGACCTGTCCAGGTGAGGACCACGCTGTATGATCTAGGCAAATCCCTGCCACTTTTCTGGCTCTGAGAATGACAGTTCTGATCCTGACGGACTTTTCTACCTCTAACTTTGTGTTTGTTCCAAAAAAACCAACTCCAGAATCTGGAACAGTTGGCCCTTATTATTCATACACTGTGTTACCGTGTCTGTCACTGTGCACGAATTATCTCTTTGAAATGCTCTTTGTAAGCTCTATCAGGGCGAGGACAAGTTTTTGTATCCCCAGTCGCGTTGAGTGTGGGACACACATTAATCACAcgacaaatacttgttgaatgaaaaagCCTTATTACTGAGAACTTACGGTACTTCACTACTCTCGGGAAACCGGCATTCGCAGCTGTCTCACAGACAAGGAAACTCAGGCTTGGAGAGATGTAAAGGTTCCAAGTTGGTAGGTGGTGGAAACTAATCGTGAATACAGGCCTCCTCTCCTATTCCCCCATTCAAGGCCTAACAAGACCACGTGCTAACATCACCCCGCGCCCCTACCACACACATTCGACGGCtcgccccaagccttggtggatCCAAATCACTGTATTTGGCACGGTTCTTACTAAGGGATGCTCCTCGGAAGACGCCATGAAAGTGGAAACGGGGTTGGGGGTATATGTGAAACTAAAGGGGAATCCTAAGCTCAGGGACGCGATAATTGCTACTACTGAGGGGCGCCGGGGGCCCAGAACTGATGCGAACCGGGTGAGACCGCCAGCGGGTGGCCAGGCCGGAAGCTGGGCGCGGTGAGAATGTGGGGGCATCCCAGAAGCCCGCGAGCCCCAGGGGTGGGTCTCAGCCCTGGAAGGCAGAGAAGGGCGGAAGGAGCTTGGCCAGGGCCGCCGGATGGGCCGACGCCGCGCGGACCGTTACCTCCTGCACGCCGCCCTCGTGCTGCTGAGCCATGGCCAGCAACATGCCGTCGAACcgctcctcctcctgctctccgCCCATCGCGCCGGCTCCGATCCACGTCCCGAGCTCTGCACTCTAGTCCCGCGCTCTCTAGGCTCCTTCGGATCGCGCCGGGCCCAACGACTCTAGTCGTCCGCCTTCCGCAGCGGAGCCGGAAACACGCACCCGCGCGGCCCCTGCaggcctgcctcctcctcctttcttcccgcCTTCTTCCCGGCTCGCGGCCATTGACCGTGCGGCAAGCAACCCGCTTCGCCGACCATTGGTCGACATTCTGAGCCAATCAACAAGCGCGTCCACGAAGCGGTGGGCGGAGCCGTGGGCTTGAGAGTTTGGCATGAGTTGCTATGGTCACCCGATGCCGTGGAGACTTCTAGAAAGCCCTGGACTCAAATCTGGCAGAGTTGGAAGTTAAAAAGGGACAAGTTTTGCTCCTCTCCCTTGCTAGTGACCCCCCAGCTTGTAGAACAGTGAAGCTGAAAGTAGCCTTACTCATCTCTTCCAATCCTAGAAGGGACTTACCACAGGACAGCCTCCTTCTCATCGACCTCATTTCATACTTGACCAGGGCCAGCTTCATGGGAGTAGAAATTGCAGCACCCAGGCTTAGAAAGGCTCCACGCTTGATTTAATGCTTTTCTGTTGtagtcttgaaattcttaataattttggaATAAGGAGCCCCACATTTTCACTTTGCACAGGGCCCAGGAAATTATGACAGGTGCTGAAATTGACCTTCACTTCTGTTAATGCAGGGACAGGACCCAGCCATCCAAGCTAATCCCTCCACTTTTGCAATGAATCTCATCATCTTAGTCTTTTCAGGAACTCTATGCCTGTTAATTATCCCTTTTTTAGCTTCTGCATCACAAATACCTTTATTCTTCCCTTCAATTTACAAACATGCCttaatgtctttttgtttgtttttaaaggtgCGGGTCTTGcattgtcacccaagctggagttcagtggcgccatcatggctcacggcagccttgaactcctggactcaagccatcctccccacttcagcctccagagtagctgggactacaggctcacaccaagccctgctttttttttttttttttttttgggtagagatggagtctgtgttgcccaggctaagtctcaaactcccggtttcaagcactcctcctgcctcagcctctcaaagtgctgggattacaggtttgagtcaccatgcccagcgctgtttttatattattattccaTGACCCCACTTTCTTCTGCTGCTACCTCCCCAATTTTCAGCTCTCATTTGCAGCaagcttgtttgcttgtttctctACTCCCTCACCTTCCATCTCTCTACAGTTTATTCTAGTCTatccattattattgttattattattttagacaaagtctagctctgtcgcctaggctggagtgtgatgacacgatctcagctcactgcaacctctgcctcccaggttcaagtgattctcagcctcccaagtagctgggcttacaggcaccaccatgcccaattaattttcttttttttttttttttttttttttgtatttttagtagaggggctttcatcattttggccaggctggtttcaagctcctgacctcaagtgatccacctgccttggcctcgcaacacactaggattacaggcatgagccactgtgcccggcatatTCTAGTCTATTCTTTAAAGGCTCTGATATGGTTACAGTGCTACATATTGCCAAACCCAATGAGTCACTATTATCTTACTCAACTTCTGAAGTGCATTTGACACAGTTGAcgccttcttctttccttttttcctttaggTTTCTCTTGTGGTTGGAATTGTGTGTTCCCCGCTTTAGAATAGAGACTTCGCCCTTTAGATTAGAGACTCCTAGAGTTCATCTGTGTCTTCTCCCTCAGACTGAGGGCTCTAGGGCAGGCTGCGTCTTCCCCCTTCAGactgagggcagggcctgggccaAGGGCAGCCGATGGACTGTCTCCCTCACCGAGACTTTCCAGCTCTCTGAGCAAATGGTCCCAGTCAGGCTCTGGGCTGTAGACATCCCAGACAAGGCCTTTCCTCAACCTCCAGGGACTCCAGGACTGACACCCTGGCCTTCAGGCCACACACAGGGCTCAGAAACCACAGTTCCCCACAGTGCAAAAAACTTGAGACTTAAAACCCAAGGACCTGACACTGATTTATTGGgataggaaaacaaaaagaacccaGGAACCTAGCTTCCAGCCCAGCAGAAGGgtctcctctcttctctgagtCTCTTCTTCCTCAACTTCCTCTTCCAGAAAATGATGATGATAGCAACAGCAATCGAAATGACAAGGGCCATCCCATATggagcacttgctgtgtgccGGGCATTTTGTGTCCTCATACAGACATTATTTGAACCTCACAAACACCCCTAGGAAGGGCACTAGCAGAGGCAGATTTTTTGTGAAGCTAAGGAAGGGCCTTGAACTTACACGGGCCCATCCTAGGCACTGGGAGCAACCCCAGCAATGTCTTCATAGCgtcaaatacatacatttttttttcttttaacttgcaAAAGCAAAATTCTAAAACTGCAATTGGTTAAGACTCCTATTTCTTCCCACTCTATCCCACTTTCCCTTGAATCAGGTGATATCAGAGATACCATGAGGATTTGGTGATCCAGCTAAGGGGAAGTTGAGTTGGAGATACATTTAGTCTGGATTGATTTGATGGGATATAGTTGGGTGGCTGGCAGTCACTTTTGTGTATAGTTAAGTCATTGTGAGCTGTCCTGGTGTGGAAAGGGTTTCCAGGAATATTCCTACCATTTGCTGTACCTCATGACCCTTGCTGCACAGGATCAGAAGTCTTATCTCAATATAAATGATTTCCAAGACAGCTGGAAGTATGTGAGCAGTGAAAGAGAAACAAGTTTATGTGCAGAACAAGAAGCAAATCCGggccggctgcagtggctcatgcctgtaatcccaacacttagcaAAACatagcaacatagcaaaaccctgtctctacaaaacaatttaaaaattagcggggtatggcagcgggagcctgtaatcccagctactcaggaggctgaggtgggagaatcacttgagcctgggaggtcaaggctgcagtgagctgtgatcatgccactgcactccagcctaggtgacaaagccagaccctgtctcaaaaaaaaaaaaaaaaaaaaggcagccggacatggtgtttcatgcctgtaatcccagcactttaggaggctgaggcaagtggatcgcttgaggcccagagttcaagagcagcctggctaacatggtgaaaccccatctctactaaaaacacatagATGAGCATGGTGATATGCACCCGtcatcccagctacactggaggctgaggcagaagaatcacttaggccgggtgcagtggctcacgcctgtaatcttatcactttgggaggctgaggcaggtggatcacctgaggtcaggcgtttgagaccagcctgcctaacatgatgaaaccccatctctactaaaaatacaaaaacttagccaggcatggtggcgggcacctgtaatcccagctacttgggaagctgaagcaggagaatctcttgaatctgggaggtggaggttgtagtgagctgagatcgtgccattgcacaccagcctcggcaagaagagcaaaactccatctcaaggaaaaaaaaaaaaaaatgctgggtgcagtggctcatgcctgtaatctcagcactttcggaggccaagacaggcagatcaggaggtcaggagttcgagaccagcctggccaaaatggtgaaaacccgtctctactaaaaaatacaaaaaatcaactgggcgtggtggcaggtgcctgtagtcccagctactcaggaggctgaggcaggagaattgcttgaacccgggaggcggaagttgcagtgagccgagattgggcctctggactccagcctgggtgacagtgagactccgtctcaaaaagaaaaaaaaaaagagagaatcacttgaaccctgaggcagaggttgcagtgagtcaatatcactccactgcactccatcctgggggacagagcacgaccctatctcaaaaaataaagaaagaaagaaaagataatggagccgggtgcggtggctcaagcctgtaatcccagcactttgggaggccgagacgggcggatcacgaggtcaggagattgagaccatcctggctaacacggtgaaaccccgtctctactaaaaaatacaaaaaactagccgggcgacgtggcaggcgcctgtagtcccagctactcgggaggctgaggcagcagaatggtgtaaacccaggaggcggagcttacagtgagctgagatctggccattgcactccagcctgggcggcggagtgagactccgtctcaaaaaaaaaaagaaagaaagaaagaaagaataatggaCACCAGATTGCTCAGTGTGAAAGACGGGAGGTATAAATGCACAAGAGGCAAAAACTAGAATGAACCATGTGATGTGAGCTTGGAATTGGAGATGATAGTCTGAATTCATGTTTAGTATGTgtaattatagaaataaagataattgtaaatgtgtgtgtgtgtgtgtacacattcATTAGCTCTAGGAGGGACTGGGACTAGTGACCCTCATAACAATGAAcgattctggtttcttttttttttttttttttttgagacagagtctcactcttgtcacctagactggagtgcagtggtgggatcttggttcactgtgacttccgcctcccgggttcaagcaattctcctgactcagcctctcgagtagctgggattacaagtatgcaccaccacgcctggctaatttttgtatttttagtagagacggttttgccatgttggccaggctggtctcaaattcctggcctcaagtgatccggccgcctcagcttcccaaagtgctgggattacaggcttgagccaccatgcccagacggtttattttatttatttatttttatttattagtagtatttttagacagagtctcactgtgtctcacccaggctagactgcagtggcacaatcttggctcagtgaaacctctgcctcctgggttcaagggattctcctgcctcagcctcctgaaaagctgggactacaggcatgtgccgccatgccaggctgacttttgtatttttagtacagatggagttttgccatgttggccaggctggtgtcgaactcctgacttcaggggatccatccgccttggcctcccaaagtgctgggattacatccagccctattattattattattactattattattattattattattattattttgagacaggatctcattctgttgcccagtctggagtgcagtggcacgatctcggctcactgcaacctctgcctcccgggttcaagctatcctcccgcttcagcctctctagtagctgggactaccattgcatgccaccacacctgactaatttttgtatttttagaagaaacagaatttcaccatgttggcctggctggtctcgaactcctgacctcagttgatctgcctgccttgatctcccaacgtgttggggattacaggcatgagccaccatgcctggcccgatttttatttatttatctatttttagtcagggtctcattctgttgcccaggctagagtggagtggcatgatcacagctcactgcagccttgccctcctggattcaagtgatcctcccactttagcctctcgagtagccggaattataggtgtgcactacctgcctggctaatttttgtattttttacagagatggggtttcaccatgtttcccaagctggccttgaactcctgggttcaagcagttcaccCACTACAGCCCCCAAAGTattcggattacaggtgtgagccaccgcgtctgacCAGTTCTTGGTTTTTTAGTATGATTCTAGTGCCTACTTCAtgctttctaaatattattttccactAAAAGATTGAATCAGAGCTCTTTGGAGTACTGGTTGATTCCAGCGGCTGGAAAAGTTGATATCTTGTTATACAAGAAAGCAAATGTTCCAGGAATTATGGAAGCAGGCCAAAATGACATGGACCCCAGCTTAAAAGGGTTCCCATTgaccaaataaatataaatattcagggTTTGGGGggaggttttgtgtgtgtggggaggttgttttgttttgtttttgttttttagacagagtcttgctctgtctagAGCAAGGCAGGAGGGCAGTCgcacagtcataactcactgtagccttgaagtcctgggctcaaaccatcttcttgcctcagcctctcaagtagttaggGCTACAGATATGctccaccacactggctaattttttttggtagagatgaggtctcactgtgttggccaggctgatcttgaactcctgaagcctcaagcgatcctcccacctcaacttcccaaagtgctgggattacaggcgtgagccaccgcgcccggccgtgtatTCTTTTCTTAAAGAGGATCCTCCAAATTGTAACCGTCAGGCCCCATAAAACCAATATCCACCTCTAGATATTCttgtcatcatttaaaaaatgaggaaactgaggcacaaaaagagaaagtgatttgcccaaggtcactcagctaagTGAAGAAGCAGGATTTGGACCCAGCCAGTCTGACTCGAGTCTGCTTCAAGGGGACACTGTGAAGATTCAGTGAGATTTAAAGACATGAAAGGAACTTTATAAATTTAAGGATTAAGACTAATAATCAAATGAAAGAGGTATGCCTGTTTGTCCACTGGTGCTCAGCTCCATAGAGGAAAGGGGCAGAAAAATCCTTCTACCATATGGCAGAAACTACTTGGAATTTAACAACCAGGACCTCATTTTGTCCCCATGGCAGCCCTAGAGGCAAGCATTATTGTCCCAGTGAGGCTCCTGAGGCTCATCGAGGTTCAAGGATCAACCCAAGTCACACAACTGAAAAGTGATGGATTCTGGAGCAGATGCCAGAGCTGGTGATGCCAGagcctctctctccccatccagGGCACCAGGCTGCCCAACAGCATGCAGCAGAAGGTTTGCCACGCTGGACTGGCCAAGGTCCAGAAACATGACACAACCAAGGGCCTCTCCACCTTCTCTCATCCCCGGTGCTCTACCATCTGAGAAAGATGCCCGGGACAGAGGAGCCACATGGCAGCAGAGCAACATTTCTGCCTAGATCACAAGTAGGCAGAGCAGGCTGCAAAGCAGGCAGCAGCAAGGTGGGGGCAGCTAGCCACAAGCTCAGAGAATCTCAGGCTCTGGCTGTGCAATTGGGCCAATGGGTCCAGGGGAACAAACAAGGACTTTGGAGTCAGGCAAGATCTGGGCTTGGTCTTCCTGGTgggatgaccttgggcaagtcactttaacTTTTTTAGTCTCACAAAGTAAGAATCTAGCCTTAGAAGGAGGCTGCCAATATTAGAGTGGGAAGTGCCTGACACGTAACAGGTGCTCAGAGAATGgcaaccatatatatatatacacacacacacacacacacacacacacacatttttttttgagacagggtcttgctctgttgcccaggctggagtacagtggcatgatctcagctcactgcaacctctgcctcccagtttcaagtgattattttgcctcagcctctagggtagctgggactacaggcacatgccaccatgcccggctaatttttgtatttttagtagagacaggattttgccatgttggccaggctggtcttgaactcctgacctcaaatgatcccccttcctcggcctcccaaagtgctgggattacaggcatgagccaccatgcccagctggcaaCTATCTTTtattataactctgtgagttctTCTCAGCAGGACTGGACTTTCAGGAGTGGTAGGAATCAGGCAgggaaaggccgggcgcggtggctcaagcctgtaatcccagcactttgggaggccaagacgggcggatcacgaggtcaggagatcgagaccatcctggctaacacggtgaaaccccgtctctactaaaaaaaaatacaaaaactagccgggcgaggtggcgggcgcctgtagtcccagctactcgggaggctgaggcaggagaatggcgtaaacccgggaggtggagcttgcagtgagctgagatccggccactgcactccagcctgggcgacagagcagactccgtctcaaaaaaaaaaaaaaaaaaaggaatcaggcAGGGGATAGGGATTCTGAAGGACCTTATTCCTGCAGGGGGCCCAGAACTGAAACCAGAGGAAGGGGGCCTCCGAGACTGGACAGCGGGCAAAGTCCTCCCAGCCCCCCCAGGGTCCTGGCTCCCTTCCCTGTAGCCTGCTCCTGGCCGACAACAGAAGCAGGGCCCCAAGGTTAGGCAAACAAGCTAGTGATAAGGCACTTCCAGGTCGGGCCTTGCATTCAAGGCCCACCCAGCTCTGGGGCTGACTTCCTGGCTTAGCGAAAGCGCTAGTCTTTTGTGCACACAAGAGCAGGCACCAATGGGGACACCTGCTGATTGTGCACCTGGGGCCTTGGTGCCCTGGTACAACCTGGGTTAATGACCTTGTTTATCCACTTGAGTCATCCGATAAGGGGCAGCTGAGTGAGCGGCAGGTGGCCCTGTGCCCTGCACCGGCCACTTCATTGACTGAAGTGATATCAGTGCCACGTGGGGTTCCCaatgccccctcccccaccacttCCCCACCATTCCTGCCAGGGGCagtgtctgtgtgtttttttcaATGAACATGACTTCTGGAGTCAAGGTTGTCGGGCCATTCCCCCCCTTCCACTCACTGGGAATATAAATAGCACCCACGGCGCAGAACAGAGGGCCAGAGAGCTGGAAGTAAGGGCAGATCCCAACCATGAGCACCAGCCAACCAGGGGCCTGCCCATGCCAGGGAGCTGCAAGCCGCCCAGCCATTCTCTACGCACTTCTGAGCTCCAGCCTCAGGGCTGTCCCCCGACCCCGTAGCCGCTGCCTATGTAGGCAGCACCGGCCCGTCCAGCTATGTGCACCTCATCGCACCTGCCGGGAGGCCTTGGATGTTCTGGCCAAGACAGTGGCCTTCCTCAGGAACCTGCCATCCTTCTGGCAGCTGCCTCCCCAGGACCAGCGGCGGCTGCTGCAGGGTTGCTGGGGCCCCCTCTTCCTGCTTGGGTTGGCCCAAGATGCTGTGACCTTTGAAGTGGCTGAGGCCCCGGTGCCCAGCATACTCAAGAAGATTCTACTGGAGGAGCCCAGCAGCAGTGGAGGCAGTGGCCAGCCGCCAGACAGACCCCAGCCCtccctggctgcagtgcagtggcttcaGTGCTGTCTGGAGTCCTTCTGGGGCCTGGAGCTGAGCCCCAAGGAATATGCCTGCCTGAAAGGGACCATCCTCTTCAACCCTGGTGAGCTCCCAGACACTCCTGGGTAGGGGgcaaggctgaagcaggagccaGCCAGGGAAGGTAACTTCTAAGGGTTTGATATCTGTAATCTCATGGggtccacattttcttttttttttttttttctgagacagagtctcactctgtcacctactctggagcgcaatggcgcgatcttggctcactgcaacctctgcctcctgggttcaagcaattttccctgcctcagcctcccaagtagctgggattacaggtgcccgccaccactcccggctaatttttgtattttttagtagagacggggtttcgccatgttggtcaagctggtcttgaactcctgatccctctggtgatccacccaccttggcctcccaaagtgctggattacaggcgtgagccactgtgcttggccggTTCCTCATTTTCATCAAATAGCCATCTCACAGAAGAGGTACAGAGAAGCTAAGTGACGAGCTAAAGGTAACACAGCCAGGTAGGGACAGACCAGGATGGCAACTCAGGTCTATTCACTCCAGAGACTGGCCCTTGCCACTCTGCCTGAGAAATTTGCTCTGACCTTTAGAGAAGGCTGCgggggaggtggggtgggcagACACAGCTGTGTCTCAGTCACATCTTCAAAGGAAGGCTGCATGGTGAAGCTCTAGAGCTGAAACTCCTCTGTGGGTTCAGAAAGATCACTTAGAAGAGAGAACTGAAAGGGGTGTAGGGAGGACAGGAAGGGAGTCTTTGTGGAATTTGGCCAGGAGAGTGGCAGATGAGACAGTGCTCTTTGTAATCTGGAGAGCATCTGAGATGAGCGTTCCCCAGGAGTCCCTGTGGCACGCATAAATCGTAGTAGTTAATTGCAATAATAGTAGCAAATACTCATATCACACTTACCATATGTTAGGCCCTATTCTAAGGGTTTTACATATACTAGTTCATTTAAATCTCATAAAAACCTAGGAGACAGGTcctattaatattattatcctcgttttacaaataaagaaactgaagcccagagattaagttacttgcccaaggtcacccagctaagTGACAGTACTGGGATTCATACTCAGGAAACCTGATTCTTAACCATTACTCCATACTGCCTCTtcataaatggatggatgaatacaatggaaattgataaataaattacCTCCTCCAAAGGAGGAGGTAGTAGTGGGACCTCAAAGGCCGAGCAAAGGAGGCAGAGGGGTGTCTCTGATGGCCCAGATCTTGGGCCAGTCTCTTCCTTTGGTGGCTGGGAGTAGGATGCTCACCaaccctcttctccctctctgcccACAGATGTGCCAGGCCTCCAAGCCGCCTCCCACATTGGGCACCTGCAGCAGGAGGCTCACTGGGCGCTGTGTGAAGTCCTGGAGCCCTGGTGCCCAGCAGCCCAAGGCCGCCTGGCCCGTGTCCTCCTCACAGCCTCCACCCTCAAGTCCATTCCGACCAGCCTGCTTGGGGACCTCTTTTTTCGCCCTATCATTGGAGATGTTGACATCGCTGGCCTTCTTGGGGACATGCTCTTGCTGAGGTGACCAGCTGTAGCCCAGGCAGAGATCAGGTGGGCAGAGGCTGGCAGTGCTGATTCAGCCTGGCCATCACCAGAGGTGACCCAATGCTCCCGGAGGGGGCAAGGCTGTATAGACAGCACTTGGCTCCTTAGGAACAGCCCTTCACTCAGCCACACCCCACATTGGACTTCCTTGGTTTGGACACAGTGCTCCAGCTGCCTGGAAGGCTCTTGGTGGTCCCCACAGCCTCTGGGCCAAGACTCCTGTCCCTTGTTGGGATGGGAATGAAAGCTTAAGCTGCTCATTGGACCAGAAGTCCTACTGACTTTATACAGAACTGAATTAAgttattgatttttgtaataaaagGTATGAAACACTTGGAGCCTGATACTGTTGTTTGTGCATATAGAAGGGACTGTCTCACCTCCAGGGCCCACCCTGCTCCTATCAGAGGTAGCCCAAGGGAAAAAATCCACAGGGTTGCTGGAACTAATTTTCCAGGGAACAGTATCAGTTCACAATCCCATCACCTCATTGCCTTTATCCTCAGGGGAAGGAGGTTGCTCTCCTGTTCCCAAACCCTTCACTAACCACTCTCCTGGCTCCTACCCACTTCATGCGCCCTCTCACCACAGTTAAAGCCCAATCACAGCCAATCAGGAAGCAGTCCATTCCCGAATTGAAACAGACAAGGTCACTGCCATTTCTGCAGTTTAAGATCATTCACTTCCCCCATTCCTGCAGATGACAAAAGACGGTGGTCCATTATTTCCCAAAGGGAAGGGACAAGGGCACCCAGGGCTGGCCTGGCAACTACTTGAACGCCAAGGCAGAGCAAGGTTTAGCTGGACCACCAGGATTTGACTACATCAGTTGTTTAAGTCTGAAACCCTTCCAGGACACTTGGATCATAGCCACCACCCTGAGGCCTCCCAACTTTCCTTCCCTgcccctctgccccagcccctctcctgggATTCTCCTCCCAGACATTCCCACTGTCTAACAACTAAAGAGGCAACTCTTGGCATAGCCATGACCTCCCTGACTGCTCCATTCAGAATATGACTTGTGTCTATTCTGATTGGTCAATGTCTGTGCCTCActgtttgttaaatattttgaccCAGTCGCCATGGGTAAGGGTGAGTGACCTGAAGGGTGGGCAGGAAGGAGTGATAACAACACACATGCCTATAGGATTTTCTGGCCTCCCCCTTTCGCCAGCGGTAAGTCCTGCCCTGACCAGTCCCCACCCCCTTCACCATAACAGTTTGGATTCTTCTCACAGGTGCCCAGTTAATGATTGCTCAATAAGAGGCCATTCACTTGGGGATAAGAGTCTAGGTGTCATCATTCAGGCCTTTCTCTAAGCCCCCCAGGTTAGGACGACAGCTGATTGGCCTCGTACCCATTATGGTGACCCAGTGCCAGCAGCAAGGGGAAC
This region of Macaca fascicularis isolate 582-1 chromosome 1, T2T-MFA8v1.1 genomic DNA includes:
- the NR0B2 gene encoding nuclear receptor subfamily 0 group B member 2, which codes for MSTSQPGACPCQGAASRPAILYALLSSSLRAVPRPRSRCLCRQHRPVQLCAPHRTCREALDVLAKTVAFLRNLPSFWQLPPQDQRRLLQGCWGPLFLLGLAQDAVTFEVAEAPVPSILKKILLEEPSSSGGSGQPPDRPQPSLAAVQWLQCCLESFWGLELSPKEYACLKGTILFNPDVPGLQAASHIGHLQQEAHWALCEVLEPWCPAAQGRLARVLLTASTLKSIPTSLLGDLFFRPIIGDVDIAGLLGDMLLLR